From the Flavobacterium gyeonganense genome, the window GCATGTAGGAAACAATCAAAATGTAATTCATGGTACACTCCATTATCCAGGTCGCTCTGGAGGAAACGCTGACACAGGCAGTAAAACAATCGCCAATGTTTCAACTGAATTTCATGTATATAAAGCGGTTTGGAGCCCGGCATCCATAAAAATATATGCTGATGATACACTCATACATTCTGTTGCGAATACTACTTCGTTGCCGTTTAACAGCGACTTCTTTTTAATATTAAATGTAGCAATGGGAGGAAACCTTGGAGGGAATATCGATCCTGCTTTTACACAGTCTTCTATGGAGATTGATTATGTAAGGGTATATCAATAAAATAATTAATTAATATGATGAAAATTGGAAGGTCAGTTTTTGCTGGCCTTCTTAATTTCTTAATTTAAAAAAATATTGACATGAAAAAAGTAATGTTGCTTTTTATAATTAGTAGTTTTTGCATGGCGCAGGGACTAAAAAGAAAACTGATTTGGGAAGAAAATTTTAATAATAAGGTAAACGAATCTGTATGGAATTTTGAAGTCGGTGACGGATGTCCAAATCTTTGCGGCTGGGGAAATAATGAAAGACAAATTTATACCAAAACCAATCATGAAATAAAAGAAGGTAATTTGGTCATTGAAGCCAGAAAAGAAGGCGAAAAGTATACTTCTACAAAAATTACCACTAAAGGAAAAAAAGAGTTTTTGTATGGCCGAATTGAAGCAAGGGCAAAACTGCCCATTGGTCATGGTCTATGGCCAGCATTTTGGATGTTAGGTGCCAATATTGATGAGGTAAAATGGCCTAAAACGGGAGAAATTGATATTTTAGAGTATATAGGCAGAGACCCGCATATGGTTTATACCACCCTGCATACTCAGGACAGTCATGGAAATACAATTAATACCAAAAGAACTGAGTTTCCTAAGATAGAAGAAGGATATCATATTTATGCGATTGAGTGGAATAAAGATAAAATTGATTTTTTCGTTGACGAAATTTTGGTTTATACTTTTAATCCTGAAGTTAAAAATGAAGATACCTGGCCTTTTAATAAACCATTTTATATCATTATTAATTTAGCTGTTGGAGGAAATTTTGGAGGGCCGGCTGTTGATGATACAGTTTTGCCTCAAAAATTTTATATTGATTATGTCCGTGTATATAAATAATATAAAATAACTACTATTAAAAAAAGGGGTGTAACTTGTTTGAAATAAATAATTTAGATAAGTGCACTTCTTTTTTTAATTGTTAAAACATTTAAATTATTTAGGATTTAAACGCACTTTATCGATAAAATTTAAAATTAATTATTATTATTTCGAATTTTACTACTAATTATTCTTCTGTTCATTTGCTTTTTAAAATAAAAATGTGTTAAATTTGGACATATTATTAACAAACTCAAAAAAGATAAGCCTATATAATAAAATTACTTTTTAGAAAATTACTCCAAATTTAAACAACTAAAAAAGTAGTATATTATGGCTGATCTGCATATTCCTGACGCTCTATTGGTTAAAAATTATGTTGAAGGCAATGAAAATGCTTTAGCAACATTAATAAAAAGGCATGAATCTAAAATCTATGGATTCATATATTCAAAGATTGCTGATAGAGATATTTCAAATGATATTTTTCAGGATACATTTATTAAGGTTATTAAAACTTTAAAATCCAACTCATACAACGAAGAAGGTAAATTCCTGCCTTGGGTGATGCGAATTTCTCATAATTTAATTGTGGATCACTTTCGAAAAACCAAAAAAATGCCAATGTACAGAGAAACAGAAGAGTTTTCGATTTTTTCGATTATGTCTGATGATTCTTTAACTATTGAAGGTAAAATGATTTTGGACCAGGTCGAAGTTGATCTTAAAAAACTGATTCAGGAGCTTCCCGATGATCAAAAAGAAGTATTGATAATGCGCATGTATCAGGATATGAGTTTCAAGGAAATCTCTGAATTAACCGGTGTAAGTATCAACACAGCATTAGGCAGAATGCGTTATGCACTAATGAATTTAAGAAAAATAATTGATAAGCATCAAATTATTTTAACCAATTAATACTATTTTAGATATTGTCGCGTTATACTGGTATAAAACATTTTCATAGTATGGCGAAAATTTACTCTAAAAAGACATTAGCTTCTAAAGATTTAAAACCAAACAAAGAAGTCGTTTCTTTTTTATTAAGTTATTCACAAGCTTTAAAAGTTGTGAAAATCGATAATAAAAGTTTTGAAGTTATAGCTAATTAAACAGCCCACTACTTTGTCGGATGTTTATTCGAAAGAGAACCAAATGGTCGTTTTGGTCGAAAGCTCACTATTCGTATTGAAATACAAATAGTGAGTTTTTTTTGTTTACTACATGTGGTTTGTAGCCTGTTTAAAACATTTGTAATACAGAATGTCTTAAAATAGCTAATCTTGTAAGTAATTATTTCTTTTAAATACACATATGAAAAATAATTTGTATTTTATTTGTGTATTCATTTTTTAATTCTATTTTTAGATAAAAAATGAATAACCTTCAAAAAATGATGTAAAAAAAACATTTATAATTTTAATTCAGTTAAAAAATGATTTTTTTTATATGTAGTGAATGTTTAACCGTATAAAATTTGTTGATATGATAAAAAACTACCCTAATTTTTCTATCTAGTTTGATGAAGCTTTTAAATCCCATCAGATTTATAAGTCTGCAGTTTTGCATCTAAATGCAGCCCAAATCTATTAACCATCAAACTAATCTAAACATGAAATTAAAATTTATAATGTTATCAATGCTGTTGATACATGTTGGAGTATATTCTCAAAAGTCTCAAATAAAAGATGCCCAATCTTTGTTTGAAAAAGGAAAATCTGATGAGGCAATTGTAATTTTAAAAAAGACAGAATATCTAATTCTAAATGCCCCGGATGAAGAAAAATCAGATTTTTATTTCTTAAAAGGAAATGTGTTAAAGGACCTGGCTCTCAAAAACATTGATGCTGCCAATAATTTTTCTGCTGCATCACAATCTTATCAGGATGTAATTTTATATGAAAATGAAGCTGGTAAATACAAACTTTCCGTAAAAGCAAATCTGGCTTTAAAAGATATGAAGTCAAAACTTGTTAATGGTGCAATCAGTGATTTTAAGGCAGGTAATTTTAAAGAGAGTGCTGAAAAGAGCTATAAAGTATATTTATTCGATAAAAAGGATACAATGAATTTGTACAATGCTGCTGCCGCTTATTTAAATGCAAAGGAATATGTTTTAGCAATCCAATATTATGAGCAGTTAAAAAAAATCAACTTTTCAGGAAATGGAATTCTTTATTACGCAACCAATAAGAAAACAAAAGAAGAAGAAGCTTTTATCTCTCCAAAAGCAAGAGAATCCTATATTCAGGAAGGACTTTATGAAAAACCAAGAAATGAAGCTATTCCTTCCAGAAAGTTCGAGGTAAATAGAAACTTAGGATATGCTTATTTGGAGAGAAAGGAGTTAGTAAAAGCAGAGGCGACCTACAATTATCTTTTAGAATTAGATCCTAATTATATTGATGCGTACATCAATCTGGCTTATTTAAAACTAGAATCAAAAAAAGAAATAGTAGACAAGATAGATGCTTTGGGAAATTCTAAAAAAGAAATGCTGGAGTATGATAAATTGTCAGCAAAAAAAGATGATATAATAAAAAGTGCCATTCCTTATCTTACAAAAGCACTTACTATTGAGCCAAAAAATCCAGAAGTTACAAAGATGCTTTTAGGAATTTACAGATCTTTAGATATGACAAAAGAGTATAATTCTCTAAAGACAATTAGTAATTAATAATAATAAATTTTATTAGCTATTAATTGTTCAAAAGAGAATTAGGAGTTTAAATTTTAAACTTAAAAGCTTTAGTTTTATCGAGATTTTTTATTTCGAAATAAAAAACAAATCGGCATTTTGCATGAAAGCTCACTATTCGTATGAAAATACTGATAGTGAGTTTTTTTGTGCAATAATTTAATGATAAAATAGATAATCAATCTTAAATGTATGGATGACATAAATAAAAAGATTTACGGTTTAAATTTTTAATTAGTTAAAAGAATTGTACTTTAATTAGGATTTTTATTATTACCGTGTTAAAGTTTAGTGCTTTGTTATTTTGCCTGATTTTTATCTTTAGCTTATTAAAAAAAGCTTTTATTTTGTACAAATCAAATCTAGATTTGTCGCATTAGAAATGGGTCGGAAGAAAAGTAAATAATAATAAAATAAAAATTTAAAGCATCAATTTTAACATCTATGAAAAAAAACTACGATAATTTATTTTGTTTTGTTTGCACCTTTTAAATATATACTACATTCAATTAATCAATTATTTAATAATCAAACTAAACAAAAAATGAAAAATAATATTAAAATACTATCCTTTCTGTTATTGGTCAATGTTGGGGTATTTGCCCAAAAAGATCAAATAAAAGAAGCTCAGTCTTTTTATGATAAAGGAAAAATCGAAGAGTCATTAACAATTTTAAAAAAATTGAATATCTTATCGTCAATGCTCCTGACGTAACCAAATCTGATTTTTTTTACTTAAAAGGAAATAGTTATAAAGATTTAGCAAATAAGAACATAGATCCTAAAAATAATTTCACATTGGCTTCTGGGGCATATCAGGACGTACTTTTGTATGAAAATGATTCACGCCATTACAAATATGCTTTTAAGGCAGATTTAGCTTTAAAAGATATTAAGTCAAAACTCGTTAAAGGGGCAATTAGTGATTTCAAAGAAGGGAAATACAAAGAAAGTGCTGATAAGAGTTATGAAGTTTATTTATTTGATAAAAAAGATACCTTAAACTTATACAATGCAGCAGCAGCTTCCCTAACAGGTAAAGATTATGTATCATCTATCAAATATTACGAGGAACTAAAAAAAGGAACTATACAGGAACAGGAACTATTTTTTATGCAACTCATAAAAAGACAAAATTAGAAGATGCTTTCGTTTCTTTAGGTGCGCGTGATTTGGCCGTTAGTGAAGGTGTATACGAGAAACCCAGAAATTTTTCTCCTCCTTCAAAAAGAGAAGAAGTTTTAACTAATCTGGCTTTTTCATATTTAGAGAGAAATGATTTTGCTAATGCAGAAAAAAATTATCAGGATGCTTTACACATAAATCCTAATTGTATTAATTGTTGCATTAATCTCGTTTTTGTCAAAATGGAATTAAAAAAGGCATTGTTAGATCAGATGAATGCACTGGGAAATACTCCAAAAGAAGTAAAACAATACGATGAATTAAATGCTAAAAAAGATGAGATTGTAAAAAGTGCAATACCGATTCTTAAAAAGGCTTTAATTATCGAACCAGGCAATGAAGAAGCAAAAAAATCACTTTTAGGTATATACAGAGCTCTGGAAATGACTAATGAATATAATGCTTTGAAAAACAGTAAATAATTTATAAGGAAGCTGCTAAACTTTCTTTTTGGCAGCTTCTTCTATTATTGATTTTTTTCCAATAGTTCTTGTAATAATATCTTTTTCCAGACTCCAGCCCCTTGCAGGAGAATATTCACGTCCGTACCAGATAATCTGCAAGTGTAAATCATTCCATAAATCTCTTGGAAATAACCTTTTAGCATCTTTTTCTGTCTGGACTACATTTTTTCCGTTCGAAAGATTCCATCGGTACATCAATCTGTGTATATGCGTATCAACCGGAAATGCCGGAACCCCAAATGCCTGGGACATCACGACACTAGCTGTTTTATGGCCAACAGCCGGCAAAGCTTCAAGAGCCTCAAAACTTTGAGGAACTTCTCCGTTATGTTTTTCAATTAAAATCTCAGATAACCCGTGAATCCCTTTCGATTTCATTGGTGACAACCCGCAAGGACGAATAATTTCCTTAATTTCTTCTACAGACAGTTTTACCATATCATATGGATTATCAGCCTTAGCAAATAATAAAGGCGTAATCTGATTCACACGCACATCTGTACATTGTGCCGAAAGCAATACAGCAATCAATAAGGTATAAGGATCTTTGTGGTCAAGCGGGACAGGTATAGTAGGATAGAGTTCTTTTAACGTATTTATAACAAATTGTACTCGGGCTTCTTTATTCATTTCCGTATTTTTATTACCGTAAAAATAGCATAATTTTGATGATGTGCCTAATCCGGCTTTTCGTTTCAACTCCTCATTGTCAAAGTAACATTTTTAAGCATTAACAAGAGCTTCCGCTGGTCGCTTTCTTAATGCAAAAAATGTAAACTTTTACAATTCCGGGGTTTTCACTATAATCCGGGGCAGAAAAAACAAGTAACAATTCATAATTCATAATTATAAAACATGACGACATTACAAAAAGGGGATAAAGCACCCAATTTTTCAGGAACAGATCAGGACGGAAAAACACATACACTGGCAGATTATAAAGGAAAAAAGCTCGTAGTTTTCTTTTATCCCAAAGCAAGTACACCGGGCTGTACCGCAGAAGCCTGTGATTTAAGGGATAATTTTGAGCGATTTAAAGCTAATAATTATGAACTTTTGGGTGTAAGCGCTGATAGTCAGAAGG encodes:
- a CDS encoding glycoside hydrolase family 16 protein, with amino-acid sequence MKKVMLLFIISSFCMAQGLKRKLIWEENFNNKVNESVWNFEVGDGCPNLCGWGNNERQIYTKTNHEIKEGNLVIEARKEGEKYTSTKITTKGKKEFLYGRIEARAKLPIGHGLWPAFWMLGANIDEVKWPKTGEIDILEYIGRDPHMVYTTLHTQDSHGNTINTKRTEFPKIEEGYHIYAIEWNKDKIDFFVDEILVYTFNPEVKNEDTWPFNKPFYIIINLAVGGNFGGPAVDDTVLPQKFYIDYVRVYK
- a CDS encoding RNA polymerase sigma factor; this encodes MADLHIPDALLVKNYVEGNENALATLIKRHESKIYGFIYSKIADRDISNDIFQDTFIKVIKTLKSNSYNEEGKFLPWVMRISHNLIVDHFRKTKKMPMYRETEEFSIFSIMSDDSLTIEGKMILDQVEVDLKKLIQELPDDQKEVLIMRMYQDMSFKEISELTGVSINTALGRMRYALMNLRKIIDKHQIILTN
- a CDS encoding tetratricopeptide repeat protein: MKLKFIMLSMLLIHVGVYSQKSQIKDAQSLFEKGKSDEAIVILKKTEYLILNAPDEEKSDFYFLKGNVLKDLALKNIDAANNFSAASQSYQDVILYENEAGKYKLSVKANLALKDMKSKLVNGAISDFKAGNFKESAEKSYKVYLFDKKDTMNLYNAAAAYLNAKEYVLAIQYYEQLKKINFSGNGILYYATNKKTKEEEAFISPKARESYIQEGLYEKPRNEAIPSRKFEVNRNLGYAYLERKELVKAEATYNYLLELDPNYIDAYINLAYLKLESKKEIVDKIDALGNSKKEMLEYDKLSAKKDDIIKSAIPYLTKALTIEPKNPEVTKMLLGIYRSLDMTKEYNSLKTISN
- a CDS encoding tetratricopeptide repeat protein — translated: MAVSEGVYEKPRNFSPPSKREEVLTNLAFSYLERNDFANAEKNYQDALHINPNCINCCINLVFVKMELKKALLDQMNALGNTPKEVKQYDELNAKKDEIVKSAIPILKKALIIEPGNEEAKKSLLGIYRALEMTNEYNALKNSK
- a CDS encoding endonuclease III domain-containing protein, encoding MNKEARVQFVINTLKELYPTIPVPLDHKDPYTLLIAVLLSAQCTDVRVNQITPLLFAKADNPYDMVKLSVEEIKEIIRPCGLSPMKSKGIHGLSEILIEKHNGEVPQSFEALEALPAVGHKTASVVMSQAFGVPAFPVDTHIHRLMYRWNLSNGKNVVQTEKDAKRLFPRDLWNDLHLQIIWYGREYSPARGWSLEKDIITRTIGKKSIIEEAAKKKV
- the bcp gene encoding thioredoxin-dependent thiol peroxidase, whose product is MTTLQKGDKAPNFSGTDQDGKTHTLADYKGKKLVVFFYPKASTPGCTAEACDLRDNFERFKANNYELLGVSADSQKAQLKFKDKYEFPFPLLADEDKSVINAFGVWGPKKFMGKEYDGIHRTTFVIDENGIIDEVISQVKTKEHAAQILK